GAAGAGGTTCCAGCCCGCCGCAACGAGCGCGTCGCGGCGCTCCTCCGCCGTGGGGAACGGGATCGGTTCGACCGCCTTGATCCGGAACGGCTCCATGAAGGGCGGCACGTGCGGCTCCTCGCTGGTCAGTTCGGACAACCAGACCAGCCTGGAGTGACCGCCGGGCGCGGCGGTAGGGGCCAGTTCGCGTCCCGTGGTGAGCTGGGACACAATCGGCGCACGAACGGGCCGCCCGGCCCGGCGACGGCGGAGGATTCACGTGTGGAAGCAGCGGCCGACGACGTAGGCTTCGCCTTTCAACCGCTCTACAGCCTGAACACCGGCGGCGTCGTCGGTGTCGAAGCCCTCGCCCGGCCGGCCACCGGACGGATCCACGACCTCCTGCGCGCCGCCCAGCGCCGCGGACGGCTGGTCCACGTCGACGCCGGCCTCGCCGCGCAGGCGGTCCTCGCCGAGGCCACCCACGAGACGCTGCTCCCCCTGCACCTGAACCTGACCGCGCTGTCGGCCGCGGCGCCGCAGCTGGTGCTCGACCCGCTGCTCGAATCGCTCGGGCGCACCGGTCGCCGTCCACGTGAGATCGTGCTGGAGATCGGCGCGCCGTTCCACGGCGTCTCGCCGAAGGCGCTGCTCGCCGGCCTGGAGCGGTTCGCCGAGCTGGGCTTCCGCCTCGCCTTCGACGGGCTCGGGTCGGGCGACCTGCCGCTGAACCTGCTCGCCGAGGCAGGCGTCGACCTCGTCAAGCTCGACCGTACGACGCTGCGGCGGCTGCCCGGCGAGGCCGCGGCGGTCGCGCTCGTCGAGTCGCTCGTGCACTTCACCTCGCGGACCGGCATCCGGCTGGTGGCGACCGGAATCGAGGCCGAGGAACAGCTGTCGGCGGTGCGGCGGCTGGGGGTGCGGATCGTGCAGGGCAACCTCTTCGCCCCGGCCCGCGCCAACGCGATGCCGTCCGGTTTGGTCACGGCGCCGCCCGAGCCCGTGGCGCCCGTGCCGCTGACCAGGGCGGCGGCGCCGCGCGTGGACGACTTCCGGCACCCCGCGACGACGCTGCCCGACGACGCGACGTGCGACGACGTCCGACGGGTGCTGCTGAACCACGATGCGCCGAGGGGAATCGTCGGGATCGACCGCGCCGGACGGCCGCGGTGGTCGATCGACCGGGCCCGGTTCCTGCTGGACCTGACCGGCCCGTACGGGCACGCGCTGCACGCGAACAAGGCGGCCGCGCGGCTGGCCGACCCGCCGCGCACCATCCGCACCGGCGCGGGCGCGCTGGAGTTGCTCGACCTGGTCGCCGACGCCGACCTGACCCGCACCGGCGACGAC
The window above is part of the Amycolatopsis thermoflava N1165 genome. Proteins encoded here:
- a CDS encoding GGDEF domain-containing protein, with the protein product MEAAADDVGFAFQPLYSLNTGGVVGVEALARPATGRIHDLLRAAQRRGRLVHVDAGLAAQAVLAEATHETLLPLHLNLTALSAAAPQLVLDPLLESLGRTGRRPREIVLEIGAPFHGVSPKALLAGLERFAELGFRLAFDGLGSGDLPLNLLAEAGVDLVKLDRTTLRRLPGEAAAVALVESLVHFTSRTGIRLVATGIEAEEQLSAVRRLGVRIVQGNLFAPARANAMPSGLVTAPPEPVAPVPLTRAAAPRVDDFRHPATTLPDDATCDDVRRVLLNHDAPRGIVGIDRAGRPRWSIDRARFLLDLTGPYGHALHANKAAARLADPPRTIRTGAGALELLDLVADADLTRTGDDIIVVGVDGECLGVVFVTEIVRAMAEAKIEEAAALNPLTRLPGSDTVAREVDRRIAAGRPLVVAWLDVDSFKRINDTVGFAAGDDLIRALGRTLTDLAAKLRSVTVSHVGGDDFLIACGIDEIPAVADTLLGTPWTAEHLSVTVSLATVVCAGTAAKSYREVSRLLAPLKKRAKDVPGSSWVNSWPGTDRFEILRGQGHDSLRVPNQVR